In Curtobacterium sp. L6-1, a genomic segment contains:
- a CDS encoding GNAT family N-acetyltransferase yields the protein MMCDVLSIRPRSSDDCHLIVSWVPDAEALYLFAGPRLRWPLTLDQLTVDEQSPERTAWVAVDAGTEPIGQFKLAMRDGHAHLGRVLVDPAERGRGLAHELVRLAVARARALGATSIGLNVVTGNRPALRTYERAGFVETSRQDAVGSLAMTLNLATHVR from the coding sequence ATGATGTGCGACGTGCTCTCGATTCGACCGCGGTCCAGTGATGACTGCCATCTGATCGTGTCGTGGGTGCCGGACGCCGAGGCGCTGTACCTCTTCGCCGGCCCCCGCCTACGATGGCCTCTGACCCTCGATCAGCTCACGGTGGACGAACAGAGCCCTGAACGAACGGCATGGGTGGCAGTTGACGCTGGTACGGAACCGATCGGCCAGTTCAAACTCGCGATGCGCGACGGCCATGCTCACCTCGGACGGGTTCTGGTCGATCCCGCCGAGCGAGGCCGCGGCTTGGCCCACGAGTTAGTGCGGCTTGCCGTCGCCCGAGCACGTGCACTCGGTGCGACCTCGATCGGCCTCAACGTCGTGACGGGCAACCGTCCGGCCCTACGGACGTATGAACGCGCGGGCTTCGTCGAGACCAGTCGACAGGACGCCGTCGGGTCTCTCGCGATGACATTGAACCTGGCGACCCATGTCCGGTAG
- a CDS encoding Helicase associated domain protein — MPAPTPALALLRSEYEALSALPTRQLTLDQRRSIDYFFADIDETAAVEPFVRRWILRVHGLDAFVAQHARMPRADSRRPRPATDEQALVDTVAYFRQAHASGGYLDYQKRRLEAVPGFAWSPRDSTWSARFAEHQEFWEANGFAPRRRSSDPAEVRIGRWVAHQRALESRGQLRADRAARLRAARYRVL; from the coding sequence ATGCCCGCCCCTACCCCCGCCCTTGCTCTCCTGCGGTCCGAGTACGAAGCACTCAGCGCGCTGCCGACACGGCAGCTCACCCTCGATCAGCGACGCAGCATCGACTACTTCTTCGCCGACATCGACGAGACCGCAGCAGTCGAACCGTTCGTGCGTCGATGGATCCTGCGTGTGCACGGCCTGGACGCGTTCGTTGCACAACACGCTCGGATGCCTCGCGCAGATTCGCGGCGGCCACGTCCAGCGACCGACGAGCAGGCGCTGGTCGACACGGTGGCGTACTTCCGTCAGGCGCACGCCTCGGGTGGCTACCTGGATTACCAGAAGCGGCGGCTGGAGGCGGTGCCGGGTTTCGCGTGGTCCCCGCGCGACTCGACGTGGTCTGCGCGCTTTGCTGAGCATCAGGAGTTCTGGGAAGCGAACGGGTTTGCTCCGCGGCGCCGCTCGTCCGACCCGGCAGAGGTGAGGATCGGGCGGTGGGTTGCGCATCAGCGCGCGCTCGAGAGCCGCGGGCAGCTCCGCGCCGACCGGGCAGCACGGCTCCGCGCGGCACGCTACCGGGTGCTCTGA
- a CDS encoding MarR family winged helix-turn-helix transcriptional regulator — translation MAPEDEVDRIVAAWGRERPDLDFAPLDVLSRVDRLARHLDRARRQAFDAAGMEPWEFDVLSALRRAGGPYELSPKALLQQTLVTSGTMTNRVDRLAARGLVARRTDPRDGRGILVSLTAAGRAAVDAAIADLLRAERSILSGVTANEQSQLAGLLRRLILGLGD, via the coding sequence ATGGCGCCAGAGGACGAGGTCGACCGGATCGTCGCGGCGTGGGGTCGCGAGCGTCCTGACCTCGACTTCGCCCCGCTCGACGTGCTGTCCCGTGTGGACCGGCTCGCGCGGCACCTGGACCGCGCCCGACGCCAGGCGTTCGACGCGGCGGGCATGGAGCCGTGGGAGTTCGACGTCCTCTCGGCGCTGCGGCGCGCGGGCGGACCGTACGAGCTGAGCCCCAAGGCCCTCCTGCAGCAGACCCTGGTCACGAGCGGCACGATGACGAACCGGGTGGACCGGCTCGCCGCACGCGGGCTCGTCGCCCGCCGGACCGATCCGCGGGACGGCCGGGGCATCCTGGTGTCCCTGACCGCGGCTGGTCGGGCGGCCGTCGACGCGGCGATCGCCGACCTGCTGCGCGCCGAGCGGTCGATCCTGTCCGGTGTGACGGCGAACGAGCAGAGCCAGCTCGCGGGGCTCCTGCGTCGGCTCATCCTCGGCCTCGGCGACTGA
- a CDS encoding ABC-F family ATP-binding cassette domain-containing protein, translating into MAHLLGAENVHLEFPTRVVFDSVTIGIDEGDRIGVVGRNGDGKSTLLALLAQRLEPDAGRVTHRRGVTIGYLDQRDILPEGMTVGQVVVGDLAEHEWAGDPKIRDVIGGLVSDIPWDETVDELSGGQRRRVALARLLVGDWDVLFLDEPTNHLDVEGIQWLAEHINRRWSSNQGGMVVVTHDRWFLDAVSTDTWEVHDGVVEPFEGGYAAYILQRVERDRQAASSEQRRQNLARKELAWLRRGAPARTSKPKFRIDAANALIDDVPPIRDTVALSQMATARLGKDVVDLIDAGVSFDGTMIIEDVEWRIAPGERTGILGPNGAGKSTLLNLVSGKLQPTSGRVKTGKTVQIAVLDQQLADLQQFAEDRVREVVARKKTSYVADGKEMTPSQLLERLGFTSEQLSTPVKDLSGGQKRRLQLMLILLDEPNVLILDEPTNDLDTDMLAAMEDLLDTWPGTLLVVSHDRYLLERVTDQQYAVLGGHLRHLPGGVDEYMRLRAAGTGGGTASAAAAASAGRPDTAGSGAVATASGPRPAGGPSAAPGLSGAERRVVEKEMSALDRRITKLGEDRKKRLEAFASHDQTDYEGLGRLQAELSALEAEVEQLEERWLEVAEQLGV; encoded by the coding sequence GTGGCTCATCTCCTCGGCGCCGAGAACGTGCATCTCGAGTTCCCCACCCGTGTCGTCTTCGACAGCGTCACCATCGGCATCGACGAAGGTGACCGGATCGGCGTGGTCGGGCGGAACGGTGACGGCAAGTCGACCCTGCTCGCCCTCCTCGCGCAGCGGCTCGAGCCGGACGCCGGGCGGGTCACGCACCGCCGCGGGGTGACGATCGGCTACCTCGACCAGCGGGACATCCTGCCCGAGGGCATGACCGTCGGGCAGGTCGTCGTGGGCGACCTCGCCGAGCACGAGTGGGCCGGTGACCCGAAGATCCGCGACGTCATCGGCGGCCTCGTGTCGGACATCCCCTGGGACGAGACGGTCGACGAACTGTCGGGCGGGCAGCGGCGTCGGGTGGCGTTGGCGCGCCTCCTGGTCGGGGACTGGGACGTGCTGTTCCTGGATGAGCCGACGAACCACCTGGACGTCGAGGGCATCCAGTGGCTCGCCGAGCACATCAACCGGCGCTGGTCGTCGAACCAGGGCGGCATGGTCGTCGTCACGCACGACCGGTGGTTCCTCGACGCGGTGTCGACGGACACGTGGGAGGTGCACGACGGCGTCGTCGAGCCCTTCGAGGGCGGGTACGCGGCGTACATCCTGCAGCGCGTCGAGCGTGACCGGCAGGCGGCATCGAGCGAGCAGCGGCGGCAGAACCTGGCCCGCAAGGAGCTCGCGTGGCTCCGCCGTGGCGCCCCGGCCCGGACGAGCAAACCGAAGTTCCGCATCGACGCGGCGAACGCGCTCATCGACGACGTGCCCCCGATCCGCGACACCGTCGCCCTGTCGCAGATGGCGACGGCACGGCTCGGGAAGGACGTCGTCGACCTCATCGACGCCGGGGTCTCCTTCGACGGCACGATGATCATCGAGGACGTCGAGTGGCGGATCGCCCCGGGGGAGCGGACCGGCATCCTCGGGCCGAACGGCGCCGGCAAGTCGACGCTGCTCAATCTCGTCTCCGGCAAGCTTCAGCCGACGAGCGGCCGGGTCAAGACCGGCAAGACCGTGCAGATCGCCGTCCTCGACCAGCAGCTCGCGGACCTGCAGCAGTTCGCCGAGGACCGCGTCCGCGAGGTCGTCGCCCGCAAGAAGACGAGCTACGTCGCCGACGGCAAGGAGATGACACCGTCGCAGCTCCTCGAGCGCCTCGGTTTCACGTCCGAGCAGCTCTCGACGCCGGTGAAGGACCTGTCCGGTGGGCAGAAGCGTCGTCTGCAGCTCATGCTCATCCTGCTCGACGAGCCGAACGTCCTCATCCTCGACGAGCCCACGAACGACCTCGACACGGACATGCTCGCCGCGATGGAGGACCTCCTCGACACCTGGCCGGGCACCCTCCTGGTCGTCAGCCACGACCGGTACCTGCTCGAGCGCGTCACCGACCAGCAGTACGCCGTCCTCGGTGGACACCTGCGCCACCTGCCCGGCGGCGTCGACGAGTACATGCGGCTCCGTGCCGCGGGCACGGGCGGCGGCACCGCATCGGCTGCTGCCGCCGCCTCGGCCGGGAGGCCCGACACGGCCGGGTCCGGCGCGGTCGCCACCGCCTCGGGGCCGCGTCCGGCAGGCGGCCCGTCGGCGGCACCCGGGCTGTCCGGTGCGGAGCGTCGTGTGGTGGAGAAGGAGATGTCGGCCCTCGACCGCCGGATCACGAAGCTGGGGGAGGACCGGAAGAAGCGGCTCGAGGCGTTCGCGTCCCACGACCAGACCGACTACGAGGGCCTCGGCAGACTCCAGGCGGAGTTGAGCGCGCTCGAGGCCGAGGTCGAGCAGCTCGAGGAGCGGTGGCTCGAGGTCGCGGAGCAGCTCGGCGTGTAG
- a CDS encoding PLD nuclease N-terminal domain-containing protein — translation MGILLSGVSVVLLVFALIDIVTRPDSETRGLPKVAWILLVIIVPVVGSIVWFAIGHDWNPGPRNHGRYIEPTRHEDRYATLGAAKSAHGDKRVSTTEQELAELEREIEYWEAQARLKRAKDAAGEGESGPTA, via the coding sequence ATGGGAATCCTGCTGTCCGGCGTGAGCGTCGTCCTGCTCGTGTTCGCCCTGATCGACATCGTCACGCGACCCGACAGCGAGACGCGCGGCCTGCCGAAGGTCGCCTGGATCCTGCTCGTGATCATCGTGCCGGTCGTCGGCAGCATCGTGTGGTTCGCCATCGGGCACGACTGGAACCCGGGCCCGCGCAACCACGGCCGGTACATCGAACCCACCCGCCACGAGGACCGCTACGCCACCCTCGGCGCCGCGAAGTCCGCGCACGGGGACAAGCGCGTCTCGACGACCGAGCAGGAACTCGCCGAACTCGAGCGCGAGATCGAGTACTGGGAGGCCCAGGCGCGCCTCAAGCGGGCGAAGGACGCAGCCGGAGAGGGCGAGTCCGGCCCGACGGCGTGA